A region from the Sphingomonas flavescens genome encodes:
- a CDS encoding SOS response-associated peptidase, translated as MCNLYRLKNSNEEVAQLFDAYVGEVGNAGGGEAYPGYPGIVLVNGALRSMVWGFPFKPRDSKPGSKPKPVNNARSDKLDSFMWRFSFQERRCLIPVSAFAEAEGEKGAKTRTWFSLPNQEIFAVAGIWRDTPEWGPAYTMIMTEACIHVADVHDRMPVILKRQDWREWLNGPPDAANLLCRPYPDLMVCDRTTDSWVRRSATAAG; from the coding sequence ATGTGCAATCTCTACCGCCTGAAAAACTCCAACGAGGAAGTCGCCCAGCTGTTCGACGCTTATGTCGGCGAAGTCGGGAACGCCGGCGGTGGAGAGGCTTACCCGGGCTACCCCGGCATCGTCTTGGTCAACGGCGCCTTGCGCTCGATGGTCTGGGGATTCCCGTTCAAGCCACGAGACTCAAAGCCCGGCAGCAAGCCCAAACCGGTGAATAACGCGCGGTCGGACAAGCTGGACAGCTTCATGTGGCGCTTCAGCTTCCAGGAGCGGCGCTGTCTTATTCCCGTGAGCGCTTTTGCTGAAGCCGAGGGAGAGAAGGGCGCCAAAACTAGGACCTGGTTCTCGCTCCCCAACCAAGAAATTTTCGCCGTGGCGGGCATTTGGCGTGATACGCCAGAATGGGGTCCTGCTTACACGATGATCATGACGGAGGCCTGCATCCACGTGGCTGACGTCCATGATCGAATGCCAGTCATCCTCAAGCGTCAGGACTGGCGTGAATGGCTCAACGGCCCACCCGATGCGGCAAACCTTTTGTGCCGCCCCTATCCAGATTTGATGGTCTGCGATCGCACGACCGACAGCTGGGTACGGCGAAGTGCTACCGCTGCGGGCTAA
- a CDS encoding tyrosine-type recombinase/integrase, with product MLYSPAFRFPGRRPTGAKLALKPFHVWGIRVRLQVSNRLRDLALFDLALDSKLRGCDLVKLRVGDVMTASGVRSRVMVMQQKTGRPVQFEITEQARRSIAAWIDRRSLKSDDFLFPSRVRHGRPITTRQYARLVDQWVQLVGLDPAGYGTHSLRRTKVALLYKKTGNLRACQLLLGHTKLESTVRYLGVEVDDALEMSEALEL from the coding sequence ATGCTCTACTCACCTGCTTTTCGGTTTCCTGGCCGCCGGCCGACTGGCGCCAAGCTTGCTCTCAAGCCTTTTCATGTCTGGGGCATCCGCGTCCGCCTGCAGGTCAGTAACCGATTAAGGGACTTGGCCCTGTTCGACCTCGCGCTCGACAGCAAGCTACGCGGGTGTGACCTTGTCAAACTGCGGGTCGGCGATGTCATGACCGCAAGCGGTGTCAGGTCTCGTGTCATGGTAATGCAGCAGAAGACCGGTCGCCCCGTCCAGTTCGAGATTACCGAGCAGGCACGGCGCTCCATTGCCGCGTGGATCGATCGTCGCTCGCTAAAGTCTGACGACTTTCTGTTTCCAAGCAGGGTGCGACACGGCCGCCCGATCACGACCAGACAGTATGCGCGGCTCGTTGACCAATGGGTCCAGCTCGTTGGCCTAGATCCAGCCGGCTACGGCACTCATAGCTTGCGGCGAACGAAGGTAGCGCTGCTCTACAAAAAGACCGGCAATCTGCGAGCGTGTCAGCTGCTGCTTGGGCATACCAAGCTGGAGAGCACGGTGCGCTACCTTGGCGTCGAAGTGGATGATGCTTTGGAGATGTCGGAAGCGCTGGAGCTTTAA
- a CDS encoding thermonuclease family protein: MIDCPSAYIVDGDSLRCGGERIRLLGIDAPEISHCPAWRVCTAGDGQASKRSLIAARRNGRVRYQAVTVDRFGRTVAVVWAGAVNLSCWQLQRAQAVYKPKWDNGRIIARACR; encoded by the coding sequence ATGATCGATTGTCCCAGCGCGTACATCGTCGATGGTGACTCGCTACGGTGTGGAGGCGAGCGGATCAGGCTGCTCGGCATCGATGCGCCGGAAATCTCCCACTGCCCCGCATGGAGAGTTTGCACGGCAGGCGACGGACAGGCTTCGAAGCGCAGCCTGATTGCTGCCCGGCGAAACGGCCGGGTGAGGTATCAAGCTGTCACCGTTGACCGATTTGGCCGGACCGTCGCTGTCGTATGGGCGGGAGCGGTCAACCTGTCCTGCTGGCAGCTTCAGCGAGCCCAGGCAGTCTACAAACCAAAGTGGGACAACGGACGGATCATTGCCCGGGCATGCCGTTGA
- a CDS encoding DUF3761 domain-containing protein — translation MLKSIFAAAFALASPLSLASIPTFASYSSLAEARGYCGGGSYVNSRGHCVQRPRYAASAPAGASARCRDNTYSFSESRRGACSHHGGVASWL, via the coding sequence ATGCTGAAAAGCATCTTCGCGGCGGCGTTTGCGCTCGCGTCACCGCTGTCTCTGGCCTCCATACCTACATTTGCGAGCTACAGCTCGCTTGCGGAAGCGCGCGGGTATTGCGGTGGCGGCAGTTACGTCAATTCGCGGGGGCACTGCGTGCAACGCCCGCGCTATGCGGCATCGGCGCCGGCGGGAGCGTCGGCACGTTGTCGCGATAACACGTATAGTTTTAGCGAAAGTCGTCGGGGCGCCTGCAGCCATCATGGTGGCGTTGCCAGCTGGCTTTGA
- a CDS encoding DUF5681 domain-containing protein, which translates to MAREDPPTRDFVVGYGKPPAEHRFKKGVSGNPRGRPKGKKNPASPDHGYGLKAAEEFLRKEAYRPIALREGDAIIELPAIQAVFRAMGVSALKGNRFAQRTLAEMVTRMEQDDHRARMELFGNAVEFKHQWSDVIAKHEKAGLEPPRPIPHPDDMILDPSTGSVRIEGPQTKEQRDRLEQALQRRSEAQDEVNFFADKYRRARDPNRKARWLEEWHWEQRMFDILNDIVPGRYKAKLANRSIMEGASREGEALEELRRNRRLRDDYCA; encoded by the coding sequence ATGGCGCGTGAGGATCCGCCCACGCGCGACTTTGTCGTCGGCTATGGCAAGCCGCCGGCCGAGCACCGGTTCAAGAAAGGCGTCTCGGGTAATCCGCGAGGCCGACCAAAGGGGAAGAAAAACCCCGCCTCTCCCGACCATGGATATGGGCTCAAGGCTGCCGAGGAATTTTTGCGCAAGGAAGCCTATCGTCCGATTGCGCTGCGCGAGGGCGATGCAATCATCGAGCTGCCGGCCATCCAAGCGGTGTTCCGCGCGATGGGCGTTTCAGCACTCAAGGGCAATCGCTTCGCTCAGCGTACGCTCGCGGAAATGGTCACGCGCATGGAGCAGGATGACCATCGGGCGCGCATGGAACTCTTTGGCAACGCTGTCGAATTCAAGCACCAATGGAGTGACGTGATTGCCAAACACGAGAAAGCTGGTCTCGAGCCGCCGCGGCCCATCCCGCATCCCGACGATATGATCCTCGACCCCTCGACCGGCAGCGTTCGGATTGAGGGACCTCAGACCAAAGAGCAGCGTGATCGCCTGGAGCAGGCGCTACAGCGGCGGTCGGAAGCCCAGGACGAGGTCAACTTTTTCGCTGATAAATATCGCCGAGCACGGGATCCTAACCGCAAAGCACGCTGGCTCGAGGAGTGGCATTGGGAGCAGCGGATGTTCGACATCCTGAACGACATCGTGCCCGGTCGGTACAAGGCGAAGCTTGCGAACCGATCCATCATGGAGGGGGCTTCTCGCGAAGGTGAAGCGCTCGAAGAATTAAGGCGTAATCGGCGATTGCGGGACGACTATTGCGCCTGA
- a CDS encoding DNA methyltransferase → MSSVKIIDRPLDGLRPYARNARTHSKAQLRQIAASIERFGFTNPVLVSDDGEIIAGHGRVEAAKSLGWKSVPTIALSHLSEADRRAYVLADNKLALNAGWDKEILAIELQALVDLEFDVEVTGFSLAEIDLLLDEASESDPVNPDTPEDKVAVAAGPPVSRKGDLWALGRHRLLCGDTRSAAQLDRLMDGGHADLIFTDPPYNVAINGNVCGLGAVKHREFAFASGEMSKAQFTDFLASTLSNLSRVMRDGAIAFVCMDWRHMGELLAAGSSAFTELKNLVVWNKTNGGMGAFYRSKHELIFVFKQGTTPHTNSFGLGDTGRYRTNVWDYAGISSISADRSNELAMHPTVKPVALIADAIRDCSRRGEVVLDGFGGSGSTLIAAEKTGRSARLIEYDERYCDTIVRRWEALTGKKARLADFGPFFEDVADERLGLSLGDEAA, encoded by the coding sequence ATGTCCAGCGTTAAGATTATCGATCGACCTCTCGATGGCTTGCGTCCTTATGCGCGAAATGCGCGGACTCACTCCAAAGCGCAGCTGCGCCAAATTGCGGCATCGATCGAACGGTTCGGTTTCACCAATCCGGTGCTCGTCTCTGACGACGGCGAGATCATCGCCGGCCACGGCCGGGTTGAGGCCGCGAAGTCGCTCGGGTGGAAGAGTGTACCGACGATCGCTTTGTCTCATCTGTCCGAGGCTGACCGGCGCGCCTACGTTCTTGCCGACAACAAGCTCGCGCTCAATGCTGGTTGGGACAAGGAGATCCTGGCGATCGAGCTGCAGGCCTTGGTTGATCTTGAGTTTGACGTCGAGGTAACCGGCTTTAGCTTGGCCGAAATCGATCTCCTGCTCGACGAGGCAAGTGAGTCCGATCCCGTCAACCCCGATACGCCGGAAGACAAGGTGGCGGTCGCGGCCGGTCCGCCAGTGTCGCGAAAGGGCGATCTCTGGGCGCTGGGCCGGCACCGATTGCTGTGCGGCGATACGCGAAGCGCAGCCCAGCTCGATCGCCTGATGGACGGTGGTCATGCCGATCTCATCTTTACCGACCCGCCGTATAACGTCGCGATCAACGGTAACGTCTGCGGGCTTGGCGCGGTCAAGCATCGCGAGTTTGCCTTCGCGTCGGGCGAAATGAGCAAGGCGCAGTTTACGGACTTCCTAGCTTCGACACTTAGCAATCTGAGCCGGGTGATGCGGGACGGCGCAATCGCCTTCGTATGCATGGACTGGCGCCATATGGGTGAACTGCTTGCCGCGGGAAGCAGCGCCTTCACCGAACTCAAGAACCTTGTCGTCTGGAACAAGACGAACGGCGGGATGGGCGCATTCTATCGCTCGAAGCACGAGCTGATATTCGTGTTCAAGCAAGGGACTACGCCGCACACCAACAGCTTTGGCTTAGGCGACACTGGTCGCTATCGCACGAATGTGTGGGACTACGCGGGGATCAGCTCGATTTCCGCTGATCGGTCCAACGAACTCGCCATGCATCCGACCGTCAAACCAGTGGCGCTGATTGCAGATGCGATCCGGGACTGCTCGCGCCGCGGGGAAGTCGTACTCGACGGTTTTGGAGGATCAGGATCGACGCTCATCGCCGCTGAGAAGACCGGTCGATCCGCGCGCCTGATCGAATATGACGAGCGCTATTGCGACACGATCGTCCGGCGTTGGGAGGCTTTGACGGGCAAGAAGGCCCGGCTCGCTGACTTCGGGCCATTCTTCGAGGACGTCGCCGATGAGCGTCTCGGGCTGAGCCTGGGCGACGAGGCAGCCTGA
- a CDS encoding helix-turn-helix transcriptional regulator, translating into MNFARKLSQLRIANRMSLQDVATAIGVSKAHVFNLEKGTTANPSMELVVKLATLFRVRVSDLVGDNPEGDDQPPEMVAMFRDLKSLDEADRETIQLLMQTMKKRREGRG; encoded by the coding sequence ATGAACTTCGCGCGAAAGCTCAGCCAACTTCGCATAGCCAACCGGATGTCGCTCCAGGACGTCGCCACGGCGATTGGCGTATCCAAAGCCCACGTCTTCAACCTTGAGAAGGGAACGACAGCTAACCCTTCGATGGAGCTGGTCGTGAAGCTGGCGACGCTTTTCCGCGTGCGGGTGAGCGATCTCGTCGGAGACAATCCTGAAGGTGACGATCAGCCGCCCGAGATGGTTGCTATGTTCCGCGATCTCAAAAGCTTGGACGAGGCGGATCGTGAGACAATCCAGCTCTTGATGCAAACGATGAAAAAGCGCCGCGAGGGCAGGGGATGA